A genomic stretch from Corynebacterium sp. 21KM1197 includes:
- a CDS encoding ABC transporter permease: MIRYLGRRLLHMIPVFFGATFLLYALVFLMPGDPVAALGGDRGLSDAARQAIEEEYNLDKPFLVQYLLYLKGILTLDFGTTFSGQPVTEVMARAFPVTIVLAVMALIFEAVLGVLFGVIAGVRKGGIFDSTVLVLSLLVIAVPSFVIGFVLQFLVGVKWELLPATVGSNESLVALILPAVVLGSLSFAYVLRLTRQSVSENLQADYVRTAKAKGISSCRVMTHHVLRNSLIPVVTFLGADLGALMGGAIVTEGIFGINGVGGAIYQAILKGEPTTVVSIATVLVIVYILANLLVDILYAVLDPRIRYV; the protein is encoded by the coding sequence ATGATCCGCTACTTGGGCCGTCGCCTGCTCCACATGATCCCGGTGTTCTTTGGAGCCACGTTCCTGCTCTACGCCCTGGTATTCCTCATGCCGGGCGATCCCGTGGCCGCCCTGGGTGGGGATCGGGGCCTGAGCGATGCCGCCCGCCAGGCCATCGAGGAGGAATACAACCTGGACAAGCCCTTCCTGGTGCAATACCTGCTTTACCTCAAGGGCATACTCACCCTGGACTTTGGCACCACCTTCTCCGGCCAGCCGGTCACGGAGGTCATGGCCAGGGCCTTCCCCGTGACCATCGTGCTGGCCGTGATGGCGTTGATCTTCGAGGCCGTGCTCGGCGTGCTCTTCGGCGTGATCGCCGGGGTGCGCAAGGGCGGGATCTTTGATTCCACGGTGCTGGTGCTCTCCCTGCTCGTGATCGCGGTGCCCTCCTTTGTGATCGGCTTCGTGCTGCAATTCCTGGTGGGCGTGAAGTGGGAGTTGCTGCCCGCCACGGTGGGCAGCAATGAGTCCCTGGTGGCCCTGATTCTCCCGGCGGTGGTGCTGGGTTCCCTCTCCTTCGCCTACGTGCTGCGGCTCACCCGCCAGTCCGTGAGCGAGAACTTGCAGGCGGATTACGTGCGCACCGCCAAGGCCAAGGGGATCAGCTCGTGCCGGGTGATGACGCACCACGTGCTGCGCAATTCCCTCATTCCCGTGGTCACGTTCTTAGGCGCCGATCTGGGTGCGTTGATGGGCGGGGCGATCGTCACCGAGGGCATCTTTGGCATCAATGGCGTGGGTGGCGCGATCTACCAGGCCATTCTCAAAGGCGAGCCCACCACCGTGGTCTCCATCGCCACGGTGCTGGTGATCGTGTATATCCTGGCCAACCTGCTGGTGGACATTCTGTATGCCGTGCTCGACCCGAGGATTCGCTATGTCTAA
- a CDS encoding ABC transporter permease, giving the protein MSNYPFQEHFVAEAEAPAQAPGASKSDDAGNAPSSQWAVAWRHLRRRPLFWVSATLILGAVLMAAFPQLFSSADPRACDLARSLAGPESGHIFGFDRQGCDIYARTVYGARASVLVGILTTVVVVLIGTTVGAVAGYFGGIADTILSRLTDVFFAVPLVLAAIVVMQMFRDHRTIITVVIVLGLFGWTSIARITRGTVMSVKNEEYVTAARAMGQPGWKTLITHIVPNSAAPIIVYATVALGTFIVAEATLSFLGIGLPTTVVSWGGDISAAQASLRTKPMVLFYPAAALALTVLSFIMMGDVVRDALDPKARKR; this is encoded by the coding sequence ATGTCTAATTACCCATTCCAAGAGCATTTCGTGGCCGAGGCGGAGGCACCGGCGCAGGCCCCCGGGGCGTCGAAAAGCGACGACGCCGGGAACGCCCCCTCCTCCCAATGGGCGGTGGCCTGGCGGCACCTGCGGCGCAGGCCGCTGTTTTGGGTCAGCGCCACCCTGATCCTCGGGGCGGTGCTCATGGCCGCCTTCCCGCAACTTTTTAGCTCCGCAGACCCGCGCGCCTGCGATCTCGCACGCTCCCTGGCGGGCCCGGAATCCGGCCACATCTTTGGCTTTGATCGCCAGGGCTGCGATATTTACGCCCGCACCGTGTATGGGGCGCGGGCCTCGGTGCTGGTGGGAATCCTCACCACCGTTGTGGTGGTGCTCATCGGAACCACCGTGGGGGCCGTGGCCGGGTACTTCGGCGGCATCGCGGACACGATCCTTTCGCGGCTCACGGACGTATTCTTTGCCGTGCCGCTGGTGCTGGCAGCCATCGTGGTCATGCAGATGTTCCGCGATCACCGCACCATCATCACGGTGGTGATCGTGCTGGGACTCTTTGGCTGGACCAGTATCGCGCGCATCACGCGCGGCACGGTGATGAGCGTGAAGAACGAGGAATACGTGACCGCCGCCCGCGCAATGGGGCAGCCGGGGTGGAAAACCCTCATCACCCACATCGTGCCCAACTCCGCCGCGCCCATCATCGTCTACGCCACGGTGGCCCTGGGTACCTTCATCGTGGCGGAGGCCACGCTCTCCTTCCTGGGCATCGGGCTGCCCACCACGGTGGTGTCCTGGGGCGGCGATATTTCCGCGGCCCAGGCCAGCCTGCGCACCAAGCCGATGGTGTTGTTCTACCCCGCGGCGGCCCTGGCGCTGACCGTGCTGAGTTTCATCATGATGGGCGACGTGGTGCGCGACGCCCTCGACCCGAAGGCGAGGAAGCGATGA
- a CDS encoding ABC transporter ATP-binding protein, whose translation MTPQPLLQISDLHITFAAAAGAVHAVKGANLTVYPGQSVAIVGESGSGKSTTAMSAMGLLPANARITGGTVLFEGKDVTHHTEQQWQQLRGRKIGLVPQDPMSNLNPVWRVGHQIEEVPGEHDVVALLEEAGLTEAARRAKQFPHEYSGGMRQRALIAMGLAARPKLLIADEPTSALDVTVQKLILDNLETLTKELGTAVLFITHDLGLAAERAEHLVVMNGGKVVESGPSREILANPQHPYTQRLVQAAPAVGTPGEPRHRPGEEKVISVENLTKDFGKNRAVDDVSFYVRTGTTTAVVGESGSGKSTVANMILGLLQPTSGIVRYKGKNLDELSRREKFEMRRRMQVVFQNPYGSLDPMYSIQRCIEEPMKIHGIGRKQRAQRVGELLEMVAMPRSTARRYPNELSGGQRQRIAIARALALEPEVIVLDEAVSALDVVVQDQVLSLLGSLQEELGLSYLFITHDLAVVRHTADDVVVMRGGKIVERGATEQIFRHPEQEYTRNLIDAVPGWG comes from the coding sequence ATGACCCCTCAACCCCTCTTGCAGATCAGCGATCTCCACATCACTTTCGCGGCCGCCGCCGGTGCCGTCCACGCCGTTAAGGGAGCCAACCTCACGGTGTACCCCGGGCAGTCCGTGGCCATCGTGGGGGAATCGGGCTCCGGCAAGTCCACCACCGCGATGTCCGCGATGGGCCTGCTGCCCGCCAACGCCCGGATCACCGGGGGTACCGTGCTCTTTGAGGGCAAGGACGTGACCCACCACACCGAGCAGCAGTGGCAGCAGTTGCGCGGCCGAAAGATCGGCCTGGTGCCCCAGGACCCCATGAGCAACCTCAACCCCGTGTGGCGCGTGGGCCATCAGATCGAGGAGGTTCCCGGCGAGCACGACGTGGTGGCCCTGCTGGAGGAGGCTGGACTGACCGAGGCCGCCCGCCGCGCAAAGCAATTCCCGCACGAGTACTCCGGCGGCATGCGCCAGCGCGCGCTCATCGCGATGGGCCTGGCGGCGCGCCCCAAGCTGCTCATCGCGGACGAACCCACCTCCGCCCTGGACGTGACGGTGCAAAAGCTGATCCTGGATAACCTGGAGACGCTCACCAAGGAACTGGGCACCGCCGTGCTCTTTATCACCCACGACCTCGGCCTGGCCGCCGAGCGCGCCGAACACCTGGTGGTGATGAATGGCGGAAAGGTGGTGGAATCCGGGCCCAGCCGCGAGATCCTGGCCAACCCGCAGCACCCCTATACCCAGCGCCTGGTGCAGGCCGCCCCCGCCGTGGGCACCCCCGGCGAACCACGCCACCGCCCGGGGGAGGAGAAGGTGATCAGCGTGGAGAACCTGACCAAGGACTTTGGCAAGAACCGCGCCGTGGACGACGTTTCCTTTTACGTGCGCACCGGCACCACCACGGCGGTGGTGGGGGAGTCCGGCTCCGGCAAGTCCACTGTGGCCAACATGATCCTGGGCCTGTTGCAACCCACCTCCGGGATCGTGCGGTATAAGGGGAAGAACCTCGATGAACTCTCGCGCCGCGAGAAGTTCGAGATGCGCCGCCGCATGCAGGTGGTGTTCCAGAACCCCTACGGCTCCCTCGACCCCATGTACTCCATTCAGCGCTGCATCGAGGAACCGATGAAGATCCACGGCATCGGCCGCAAGCAGCGGGCGCAGCGGGTGGGCGAACTCTTAGAGATGGTGGCCATGCCGCGCTCGACGGCGCGACGCTACCCCAACGAACTCTCCGGCGGGCAACGCCAGCGCATCGCCATCGCCCGCGCCCTGGCGCTGGAACCGGAGGTGATCGTGCTGGACGAGGCCGTCTCCGCCTTGGACGTGGTGGTGCAGGATCAGGTGCTCAGCCTGCTGGGCAGCCTGCAAGAGGAACTGGGGCTTTCCTACCTCTTTATCACCCACGACCTCGCGGTGGTGCGTCACACCGCCGATGACGTGGTGGTCATGCGCGGCGGGAAGATCGTGGAACGCGGGGCCACCGAACAGATCTTCCGGCACCCCGAGCAGGAGTACACGCGCAACCTTATCGACGCCGTGCCGGGCTGGGGGTAG